From Halorussus salinus:
CACTGCAGTTGACTCATATCGCCTTGGAGTAGTCCAAACACGACAGAAGGACCGAGATCAGCTAAACTGTGGGAGATGTAGCCAATTCCGAATGCGGTAACAATGTCTGTTCGACGGCGGTGTTGGCTGATCCAGTACGCTACGGCGAGGATGACTGCTGCAGTGAGAAGGGAATGTGCAAGGGAACGACCGGAGGGGAGAATGTCGAAGGTCCATGCAAGAGGTTTGTCGATGAGGTCGGGAAACTGTGTCCCAAATCCTAGAGCAAGGAGCGTCAGGAATGTCTGCTCACGGCGGTCGCTCCATTGAACCCAGAGGATGTAACATAGGTAGCCGACGCCAAGATGTCCCCATGGCCACATGGTCACGTGTTTCTAAGACACCGTTGTGGTTCTTTCGTCTTCTTCTCCAGCAGCCTCTCCTAGTTCTCGGAGGCAATGGGTTGAGAACAGCATCCTGGAATACGGTGTAATCTAGTTAACTAAAAAAGGAAGATTTGAATACTCTAATAGGAAGAGGCCGGTATAGGGTTGATTGCGAAGACCTAATCTCGGTGCATATCGATTTTCCGCATCAGAATCTTTGACATTGACTAAGTTAGCGTGTGGACTATAGCGGTCCGTACAATTCGTACGAGTCGCTCGATTTGTGAGGTTCGTGAGATTCGTACGACTCGTACGATTCGGATAGAATGATGTTAGCTTTCGAGATGGGTTAATGGCCGAACCCGGCCGACTCGCCACCCTGCGACAAGCGAACCAATCATCCCAATCACCACAGCGACAACGGCCCCAACGATGAATACGAGGTCTGGTGTCTGGACAAGTCCCTCAAATCCGACAAGCTGAGCTGCAAGAGCGTTCAAGCCAGCACTCGCAAACGGTGTAATGGCGAGACCCACGGCACCACCGAGTAGGCCGAGCATGAGTCCTTGACTTGCAGCAGTCCCAATGAGGACTGATGAGGAGATACCAAGTGCTTTGGCCGCAGCTAATTGCTGGCGTTGCTGGTAGACAAGCAACGCCAGCAGATTCGCAGTTAACGCAACGCCAGCGAGAACAGCTAAAATGACGAGTACGAGACCACTTGCGAGGACGACC
This genomic window contains:
- a CDS encoding metal-dependent hydrolase, which codes for MWPWGHLGVGYLCYILWVQWSDRREQTFLTLLALGFGTQFPDLIDKPLAWTFDILPSGRSLAHSLLTAAVILAVAYWISQHRRRTDIVTAFGIGYISHSLADLGPSVVFGLLQGDMSQLQWTTYLLWPVLPSPPYPSDTSFMEHFMAFSFEPYVIAQFLLFGVAICVWIATGMPGLNSIWGRITD